AGGCGCGCCCTTCGACCTCCGCGATGGCATCCAGCCACGCCTCGGTCATCGGCTCGAATTGCGCTTCGACGGTCTTGACAACGGCATTCATGGCGACGGGCGCGCGGCGGCGCGCAAGGCGGCGCGCTCTTCGGTCGTTTGGGCCACTTTATCCCGAATATAGAGCGGCGTGGCGCGGTCGGCCGGCTGCGCCTGGCCGTCGGCGATCAGGGCCGGCGCGAGCCGCAGCAGCGCCTGGGCCGTCGGCGCCGCCTCGATCCGCGCCGCCGCCGGCGCGATGCGCTCACCATACTCGCCGAAGACGTTGCCCGCCAGCGCCCAATCCGGCGGCACCTGCAGCTGGCCGGGCGCGCCCAGCGTGATCGGCCCTTCGCGCCGCCAGCCGTTCGCCTCGTGGATGTAGCGGGCGGCATAGACCTCGTGCATTCGCGCATCGAGCATCGCCAGCACGCGCTCGGCGCCGCTGCGCTGCCGCGCATCCTCGGCCACGGCCAGCAGCGTTTCCACCCCCAGCACCGGCACGCCGGCACCGAAAGCCAGTCCCTGGGCGACCGAGCACGCGGTGCGCAGGCCGGTGAAGGAGCCCGGGCCGCGGCCGAACACGATCGCATCGAGTTGCGCCAGGCGCAGGCCGCAGCGCGCCAGCAGCGACTGGATCACCGGAATCAGGCTGGCCGACGCGTGCGCGCCGCCCGCGGCCTCGTGCTCCGCGCGCACGCCGTGCGCGGCCTGCACGGCCACGCGCAATATTTCGGTGCTGGTGTCGAAGGCAAGGAGGTTCACGCGGGGCTCTCGGCTCAGTCTGCCATTATCGAACGACATAATGGGACGCATGTTCCTGCGCCGCCCGATCGCCGTGTGCATCTGCCTGGCCGCAGCCGCCTGCGCGGCGCAGCCGCTGCCGCCGGAAGTCGATGCGGCCCTGGCGCGCGCCAAGCTGCCGCGCGACGCGCTGGTGGCGATGGTGGTGGCGGCCGACGCCAAGTCGACGCCGCGGGTCAGCCATCGGGCGCAGGTGGCGATCAATCCCGCCTCGATCGCCAAGCTCGCGACCACCTTCGCCGCGCTGGAGATGCTGGGACCGGCCTACACCTGGAGCACGCCGGTCTACGTGGACGGGCCGATCCAGGACGGCGTCCTGCAGGGCAACCTCTACATCAAGGGCCAGGGCGACCCCAAGCTGGTCGCCGAGCGCCTGTGGCTGCTGCTGCGCCGCGTCCAGGGGCTGGGCATCCGCAGCATCGCCGGCGACATCGTGCTGGACCACAGCGCCTTCGAGGTGCCGCCGCAGGACCCGGGCGCGTTCGACGGCGAGCCGCTGCGGCCGTACAACGCCTCGCCCGACGCGCTGCTGCTGAACTTCAAGTCGGTGGTGATGACCTTCACCCCGCTCGGGGCGAACGCCCAGGTGCAGGTCGAGCCGCCGCTGGCCGCGGTGCAGTTCCCGGCCAGCGTGCCCCTGAGTCGCGCGCCCTGCGGCGACTGGCGCGCCGCGCTGCAACCGGACTTTTCCGATCCGGCGCGGGTGCGCTTCGCCGGGAGCTACCCGGCGGCTTGCGGCGAGCGCTTCTGGCCGCTGGCCTACGCCGATCCGCGCTCGTACGGGCCGCGCGCCATCGCCGGCATGTGGCAGCACGTCGGCGGTGCGCTCAAGGGGCAGGTGCGCGACGGGCCGGTGCCGGCCGGGCTGGCGCCCGCCTTCGAACTGCAGTCGCCGCCGCTGGCGGACGTCGTGCGCGACATCAACAAGTTCAGCAACAACGTGATGGCGCAGCAGGTCTTCCTCACCCTGGCGCTGGCGCAAGGCACCTCGCCCGCCACCCCGGACGCGGCGCGCCAGGTGATGCAGCGGTGGTGGCGCGAGCGCATCGGGCCGGACGACGTCCCGGTGTTCGACAGCGGCTCCGGCCTGTCGCGCCAGGAGCGCATCAGCGCGCTGCAGCTGGCGCGCCTGCTGCAGCTGGCCTGGTCCTCGCCGCTGATGCCGGAGCTGGTGGCCTCGCTGCCGCTGGCCGGCGTGGACGGCACGCTGCGCCGCGGCCGGGTCAAGGCGGGGCTGGGCGTGGCGCACCTGAAGACCGGCAGCCTGCGCGACTCGGCGGGCGTCGCCGGCTACGTGGATGGCGCCAGCGGCCGGCGCTACGTGCTGGTGGCCATCGTCAACCATCCGCAGGCCGCCGCGGCCCGGGCGGCGATCGACGCCCTGGTCGAGTGGACCGCACGCGACGAGTGAGCGTCGGCCCGGCCATGAAAAAAGGGCGCCCCGCGGGCGCCCTTTTTTTGGGATGGCGCGCTGCCGCCCCTACCAGCGGCTGGTGACCCGCGAAAAGGCGTAGTCGCCGAAGCGCGCATGGCCGGCCGGCGTCGGGTAGACCGCATCCGAGAACAGGTACGAGCCGATGGCGACGCCGGGCACCAGGGTGGCGGTGGTGCACAGGGCGGAGTTCAGCTGGCCGGTGCCGATGCCGATGCCCGGCCCCGCGTCCACCGAGGTGCAGATCGGATCGACCACGTTGCTGAAGGAGTAGGACGCCGGCGAATTGAACATCAGGTTGAACAGCAGGGCCTGGTCCACGTACAGCATGTTGGCACCCTCCTGGACCAGGGCCACGAGCAGGGCGTCGTTGAAGGCGCTGCTGGCGCTGGTCAGCAGGCTGCGCTGGTTGACGCCGCCCGCCCAGGGCGTCCGGCCGAGGTCGTAGACGCCGGTCACCACGATGTGCGTGGCGCCCGCGGCGCGCAGCCGCTTGGCCTGCGCTGCCAGGTCCTGGCCGGCCTTCTGCAGGTTGGCCAGCATCTGGTTGGTGGTTTGCGCGCCGGAGCGAACCGCGGCCGACTCGGCGATGATGTCGCTGAAGCCGCCGCCGATCATCACCAGGTCGTTCTCGTTCAGCGTGCTGTGGGTCGACAGGAAGGTGTCGATCTGCTGCTTGATGGTGGGCGTCGCGCTGTTGCCGGCGGCATCGGGCGTGAGCAGCACGCGGGCGTTGCCGACCGCATAGGCCAGGCCGCCCTGAGCGGCCGGCTT
Above is a window of Ramlibacter tataouinensis DNA encoding:
- the tsaB gene encoding tRNA (adenosine(37)-N6)-threonylcarbamoyltransferase complex dimerization subunit type 1 TsaB, with the translated sequence MNLLAFDTSTEILRVAVQAAHGVRAEHEAAGGAHASASLIPVIQSLLARCGLRLAQLDAIVFGRGPGSFTGLRTACSVAQGLAFGAGVPVLGVETLLAVAEDARQRSGAERVLAMLDARMHEVYAARYIHEANGWRREGPITLGAPGQLQVPPDWALAGNVFGEYGERIAPAAARIEAAPTAQALLRLAPALIADGQAQPADRATPLYIRDKVAQTTEERAALRAAARPSP
- the dacB gene encoding D-alanyl-D-alanine carboxypeptidase/D-alanyl-D-alanine-endopeptidase; translation: MFLRRPIAVCICLAAAACAAQPLPPEVDAALARAKLPRDALVAMVVAADAKSTPRVSHRAQVAINPASIAKLATTFAALEMLGPAYTWSTPVYVDGPIQDGVLQGNLYIKGQGDPKLVAERLWLLLRRVQGLGIRSIAGDIVLDHSAFEVPPQDPGAFDGEPLRPYNASPDALLLNFKSVVMTFTPLGANAQVQVEPPLAAVQFPASVPLSRAPCGDWRAALQPDFSDPARVRFAGSYPAACGERFWPLAYADPRSYGPRAIAGMWQHVGGALKGQVRDGPVPAGLAPAFELQSPPLADVVRDINKFSNNVMAQQVFLTLALAQGTSPATPDAARQVMQRWWRERIGPDDVPVFDSGSGLSRQERISALQLARLLQLAWSSPLMPELVASLPLAGVDGTLRRGRVKAGLGVAHLKTGSLRDSAGVAGYVDGASGRRYVLVAIVNHPQAAAARAAIDALVEWTARDE
- a CDS encoding SGNH/GDSL hydrolase family protein, which encodes MGFQWIRRALFGLASASLLLLGACGSGTIESQLKPTRVIAFGDAFSDAGQTGAKYMVNDGSLTWGQIVAFNYGIDLKPAAQGGLAYAVGNARVLLTPDAAGNSATPTIKQQIDTFLSTHSTLNENDLVMIGGGFSDIIAESAAVRSGAQTTNQMLANLQKAGQDLAAQAKRLRAAGATHIVVTGVYDLGRTPWAGGVNQRSLLTSASSAFNDALLVALVQEGANMLYVDQALLFNLMFNSPASYSFSNVVDPICTSVDAGPGIGIGTGQLNSALCTTATLVPGVAIGSYLFSDAVYPTPAGHARFGDYAFSRVTSRW